Proteins encoded in a region of the Streptococcus sanguinis genome:
- a CDS encoding LrgB family protein, with amino-acid sequence MSELWSNPLFGLALSILAYLFGLLIFRRFPHPLTTPLLIAAVLVIAFLKLTGISYKDYYVGGSYLNNLIVPSTVALGIPLYKTFHLMKHHARSILIGTFAAVVVNTSFTALLAKFFGMDFFLAVSLFPKSVTTAMAVGITDKLQGLATVTLVVVVATGILTSVLGPTLLKILKITDPVAIGLALGGTGHAVGTGTAFKYGQVAGAMAGLAIGVTGLMYVLVSPIVAAIILK; translated from the coding sequence ATGTCTGAATTATGGAGCAACCCTCTCTTTGGCCTTGCCTTGTCTATCTTGGCCTATCTGTTCGGCCTATTGATTTTTCGTAGATTTCCTCATCCTTTGACAACTCCTTTGCTGATTGCAGCAGTTTTGGTCATTGCTTTTTTGAAATTAACCGGTATTTCCTACAAGGATTACTATGTCGGCGGCTCCTATTTAAACAACCTAATTGTGCCATCTACGGTTGCTTTGGGGATTCCGCTTTACAAGACTTTTCATTTGATGAAGCACCATGCACGCAGTATTTTGATTGGGACATTTGCGGCGGTTGTAGTCAATACTAGCTTTACTGCTCTGTTGGCTAAGTTTTTCGGCATGGATTTTTTTCTGGCTGTTTCTCTTTTTCCGAAATCTGTCACAACGGCCATGGCTGTCGGTATCACAGACAAGCTGCAAGGACTTGCTACAGTGACATTAGTGGTGGTGGTTGCGACGGGAATTCTGACCAGTGTCTTGGGTCCAACGCTTCTTAAGATCTTAAAAATCACAGATCCAGTAGCTATCGGTCTAGCTTTAGGGGGAACAGGCCATGCGGTAGGAACGGGAACCGCCTTTAAATACGGTCAGGTCGCAGGAGCTATGGCAGGACTTGCGATTGGCGTGACTGGGCTCATGTACGTTCTGGTCAGCCCCATCGTGGCAGCCATTATTCTGAAGTAA